One window of the Microbulbifer sp. Q7 genome contains the following:
- a CDS encoding hydroxymethylglutaryl-CoA lyase, which translates to MTLPSRVKIVEVGPRDGLQNEKQPISVETRVALINLLSESGLQVIEAGSFVSPKWVPQMAASEEVLAGIQRAPGVTYSALTPNMVGYERARDARADEVAVFGAASESFTRKNINCSIEESLARFRPLVEQARADGIPVRGYVSCVLGCPYEGDIKPQKVAEVSRALLDMGCYEISLGDTIGVGTPEKARSMIETVARQVPLEKLAVHFHDTYGQALANIYAALQTGVTVVDSAVAGLGGCPYARGASGNVASEDVLYMLEGLGIHTGIDLGRLAKAGNFISSALNRESGSKVARAIAGECGLVDGD; encoded by the coding sequence ATGACACTTCCCAGCCGGGTAAAAATAGTCGAGGTAGGCCCGCGGGATGGCCTGCAGAATGAAAAGCAGCCGATCTCTGTGGAAACACGGGTGGCACTGATCAACCTGTTGAGCGAAAGCGGCCTGCAGGTGATCGAAGCCGGCAGCTTCGTGAGCCCCAAATGGGTGCCGCAGATGGCCGCCAGCGAGGAGGTTCTTGCCGGTATCCAGCGGGCACCCGGTGTCACCTACAGTGCCCTCACCCCCAACATGGTGGGCTACGAGCGGGCTCGCGATGCGCGAGCAGATGAGGTAGCGGTGTTTGGTGCAGCCTCGGAAAGCTTCACGCGCAAGAACATCAATTGCTCCATCGAGGAGAGCCTGGCGCGCTTCCGCCCCCTGGTGGAGCAGGCTCGCGCAGACGGCATTCCCGTACGCGGTTATGTGTCCTGCGTGCTGGGCTGCCCCTACGAGGGCGACATCAAGCCGCAAAAAGTGGCCGAGGTCAGTCGCGCGCTGCTGGATATGGGCTGCTATGAAATCAGCCTCGGCGATACCATTGGTGTGGGCACCCCGGAAAAGGCGCGGTCCATGATTGAAACCGTGGCCAGACAAGTACCACTCGAGAAGCTGGCGGTGCACTTCCACGATACCTATGGCCAGGCGCTCGCCAATATCTATGCGGCACTGCAGACGGGGGTGACCGTGGTGGATTCCGCGGTTGCCGGCCTGGGCGGCTGTCCTTATGCCCGCGGTGCTTCGGGCAATGTGGCCAGCGAGGATGTGCTGTACATGCTCGAAGGCCTCGGCATCCACACCGGTATCGATCTGGGCCGCCTGGCCAAAGCCGGCAATTTTATTTCCAGTGCCCTGAACCGTGAAAGCGGCTCCAAGGTCGCCCGCGCTATTGCCGGCGAATGCGGCCTGGTCGACGGGGACTGA